Below is a window of Pocillopora verrucosa isolate sample1 chromosome 6, ASM3666991v2, whole genome shotgun sequence DNA.
acaacaaaagaacaatcaaaagagaaaaccCTTAACGAATCGTTATATAAAAACAATTTATGTTGGTGATTCTATAATATAGTTATTAAGGGAATATCAcgcaaaacaaattatttgttttgtctctttttttgttcaacTTGGGTCAACAGATTCTTACTTTCACAGCGGAGACCGCTGAATCCATCAAGACACTGACACTTCAAGGTCGGATTGCTAATACACTTTCCTCCATTTTCACAGCGCATGCTCGTACAAGGATCATGGAAGTGGATCACCACAGACACATGAACAACTCCACTCTGTTCCACTATGTCTTCAGGAAAAGCATCCCTGGTTGCGTTATTCAGTTCACAAGTTTTATGCAATAAAAAGTAGTTGACACTATGACATTGCCACTCCAGTTCGCAAGAAAAAGTGCAGCTCTCAAAAGTTTTACGTTGTAATGTGTATATCACGTGACCTGTCAGGATACGACCTGGTTCTGAAAAACGCGTGGGACAGTTGTTAGAGCCAGCGGAGTTTTCATACAAGATAATTATGTGAAGTAAGATAAATTCCAAATGTTTAGACATCGGTATCACTTGATTAATGTTTCAGATCGAGGGTACATAAAATTCATCACATGACCTGAAACAAAAGTAATATTGGTAAGATTGATTTAGTGCATGAACCAAGACAACTGCACGCTTGTTACGATCTTGAGAAACATCGCTGCAAAGCTAATTCAGTGTGTTCTGTCGTTGGAAACTAAGGGAACGTTTCGAAAATAACGCACACGCGAGAAAGCTCTATGAATGTTggggttttttgttttttttaattcggcCAAGTATCTCAAATGATTAAACTTACCTGACGCTTTCCATAGCTGTAACGAGGTTTGTAAATGTCTGTTCAAGAATCTGAATTCAACTGCCTGAATCACGAATCGATCGAAGAACTGCAGATATCGATAAAATGAAGTTATTGCAGAAATTGAGAGATACAGTTTAGTTCCGTGGCTGATTAGTTCTCATTTGCACAGAATTAAATATTGATTTCAGAAGGAATCATTGATGAGGTGTTGATGGCAAACCTTCTTCTTAGATGAAATATAACCGGtactaaaattaatttaccaATAGTCATCTTTGAGAAATCACTTTTCTCTGATTCAAGCCTATCACACTCCTTAATTTTTCATATAAATCTACAGTAACAACTACCATCTATCACATTTTTAGTTGTAAAATCTGAGTCGTTATTAATCAGTGATGaaatttcaacacttttttaatgtcagtataaacaaaaggcaatttaTTTCCGACATGTACAATTGAAATCTTAATCTTGTCCGATAAatctttaagaaattttttgcTCAATTTGAGTCCTTAGTTTTGTGTGATCGAGGCGTCAATGAGTTTTCCCCTCAGCAATGGGGTGAAAAGCTTCTAACTTTCTAACATGTCCAAGGAGCGAAATTTCAATCTTGAATCTTTCATTAAAGCAccagaaaaaaagataaagaggATGAAATAAAAGGTGCATGGTTGACAAATGCTTCCCCTGACGGCTATAAAAGAGATGAGATTTACCGTAAGCTGCTAATTCCTCTCTGCATCGGGAGAAAAAAGATCTGgcttaaaattttaatttcgtatTTTAACCACTCATAATGTACGTGTCTTGTGTCAAAAAATTACCGGATAATCGTCATTCTACTGTTTCCCTTCCGACGAAATGAATTAGTACATGCTTTTATTTGTCACTATGCACCGCTTTATTAACAGGTCAGCTCAGACAATCTGTCAAAATCGCTGACAAAACTCAAACATCTGAGGGTTTTTTTCCAATTAGTTGGAGATTTTAAGCTTTACAGTCGTACATAAAATGGCAAACGTTAATCAGTATACAAATAGTCTATCACGTtagtttgcattttttctttacattagCAAAGGGATTCAGGCAATCTTGGAGCGAGGAAAGGAATTACATATTTAACGCTGCCTGTAAAGACTTGTAAACAAGGTTTGGTCACCCAGCATGCACCTGCCGCATCTCCATTTGCTGTCTCCAATCCATCAAACGCGGGCGGTGAAAGTGGGCTGTACAGAAGCGTGAAATGCGATCGTGATGCTTATGGCCGCGCCGCGCGCGTCATGAGACGAGTGACAACAAGGCAGGTTTGTTTTTAGCACCTATATGCGATTAGCGTAGTTTTCTACGTAGAGTAGAGTATCATACataatttgcaattttattgATCCTGAGGAGTAGACCAGACCAGACCCAGCTGTGTTGTGCGTCAATATCATAGGCGTGATCTATTTAACAAACAGGTTTCATGTTGCTATGGGATCGCGGATAGCGTCAAAATCTGATAGCTACAAAAAAGTAGCACACGTGGCGCAGTCGCGTCTtctatgatctattactgtacagacctacggtaacatggaatctatttgttttataggTTGTTAACGGTGTTGTCATGTATGTGTTTGTCCTCCTATCAGGATCATTCGATCCAATAAAACTGCGAGTAAGATCGAGCTTGAATGATTTGCGACAGAAGTAACTGTGATAGccttgttttttcttcttttattttggcTTTAATCCAGCTGTCCATATCGGTATCATTTCGCATTTTGCAcattttccaattaaaaaattggttttatgATATCAGTCGTTTACGGATTGAATACTCTCTACTAGCAAGTTTTCGCTCACCAAGTAGCAtcgaagaaaataaattgtaacCTAGACAGAGATATGggcatttccttttccttttaaagcGCGACGTaatcattgttttgatttttcgactcaaatatattttgatcTATGCCATCAAAGATTGAGAGGAAAGGAAGGTATTTATTtcttaccctttaactcccatgagtgatttaaaactaaaatctctctaaaatatccatacattatccagcaaacaggtaataagaatactaaaacttatcagttagaagttgttaccttgagcAAGcatcaaattcttgtgacttactagcaaggaaatgtgtagcaggtagaggggagaattaacaatcaaatctcgggagttaaagggttaattagccTTATGAACTAGGGTATGACGCCACAGCGATTAAAAATGCATTATCGCCTGGGAATTTAGTAGTCTGTTACTAAGGTAAGCGATAGAGAGAACCATATGATTTCGGTAGGAATACGCTATTTATGATATATGACATTAACTGCCGGCAGTATTCgacgaaaaaaataatcttgaaagtaaaaataactcCCTAAATGGTGTGACAGATCATAGACTGAAATTCGAGCTTGTCCAAGAAGACGCAAGACCGATAGATCCTTGACGGAAGAAGATTTTAACGCAAGCTTAAACGGATGCGGTCAGACGTCATCATACCGCCGATGAATTAGTTTCTGACCTATTTGTAGCCTTGGTtaactttattgaaaaacataaacAGTAATTTTTGGTGTGTGGGACGAAGATCAGCGAGCCAACAGGAACATTGTTCAGTCGAGCAGCCGATTGATCAGGACGACAATATTTGCGGAACATCTTGGTTCATTGATTTCTCCTCTAGAAGTCGTGAAGCCAAGGAACAGCGTTGTCGGAACTAAAGCTATGTCTACGACTATTAATAAGGCAATGAAGGGAAAAGAACTGTTCAATTTGCTTCATCCAAGATTTCCGAGCATAGTCATTCAAGGTAAGATCTTTCTCTTGCGCAACCAAACGACTAGGTTTTTTTTAGATGCATCAAGCCTTGGCAGGTATTGACCAAGAGGGCTTGTTAAGATACGTAAGATTATTTTTGCCTTGctctaaaaatggaaaatcacaACGGAAATGTGTAACGGATGAGTTTTCAGACTTGGCattggaaaaataaaacgagttgtttttctttttaaaactttttacctCACCTGATCATTCTTCATCAACGCTCATCGACAGCCGAGAGTATATCTTaccaaaaataactaaaaacaAAGTAGATTGTACAACAACAATGACCTCGAAGGTTAAGCAAATATGCCTTACTTGACTCGGTGTTCGGTCGTTTTAGAATTTTTGAAAAGGTGAGAAGCCCTTTAGCTAGTGGTTGGAGTAGAGATCACGAGGACATGGGTAATTTTATAATCGTGAGATTAACTAAAAGGGCTTCTTGTCTTGAgatcagtaattttttttttattttcctctccTAAACATAACTGTTTAAGACGTTGTGTCATACTTGTTTAAGTTTGAGAGAATTCTTGAAACTATATCGATTGAAACTATATCTAAGTCGATTAACAACGTTAAACATGCAAGTTCGCGTTCCTTGAGTTGTTAGAGAGacatgtaattttttaaaatattcaaatatgcGCACGTTCCCTTAATCCGTTTGACACTTTCCGATGACAACTTAAAGACATTTTGACAGGTAAATTCCAGCTGgtgaattaaaaatgaaaataaactcacACACTTGAACTAAACCGCCCGAGAGCAGAAAAGAACTTCTCAGGTTTAACGAAAACAAGACCCTGGCAATGTAAATTGGTTATGTTGACTGAACTTAGGTTTATTCAGCGGAACTATGCCAAAAATGAAATCCGAATTTACACTTCTTTGGAGTCACGGTCATAAAAGGTGCTGCAAACAGCTCGTAAAGTAAAACCGTTGTCTTTTAAGGAAATTGCAGTTATCTCTTCTGGAgattttatcaacaaagttTAATGTACTTTTCACACGTTGATCAACTAAAagagagttttctttttctatcacGGTTCGTGCAACCGACGGTATTCCTTGTGAAATGTCACGCTTGTGTTTCGCGTGAAGATCATCTTCAAGAGTGAAGATTCGTGAATCACTTGAGTCTTCGTGAGTCCCGCCCTGTTCTTGTACACTACCCGCAGTAACGATCATCTGATGTACAGCTGCTTCATGGCCAATCTGTGTAGTGTAGCAGTATTTTTTTAGCCACGTACACCGCGTGTAAAGACCGGAAAAGGAAACTCACTCTTGTATGACTGTAGTATTTGCCagtaaaattaaacaactcCATTGCGAAACAATGATTTTGGCATGCATAGCACCTTAAAGAGAAAGAATTTTGCTTCTCTTGCTATACCTTACAGACTGTTTAAGTGTAGACTCTAAGACAAAAACTTTTTGATTACATAatgatctttgtttttgtttttcctctgtTAAGCCATCGTGGTCGTCTTAAGCAGCAGTGTACAAGTAAATCGAGCAACCACAATTACAGTTTCACCCAGCTCAATGGTGTCTTCCTCATCAGTACTCCAAAGGGATTTTACCACGATGCCTTCTTGGTCTGTTGTAAGAACTAGCACGTCTTCCTTTCAATCGACTTCCGTTGTTTATTCATCCCCAAGAACTTTTCCTTCATCTCCCGCATCAAGCATGACGAACAGTGTCGTAAAATCGAAATTTACAAAGACTGTTACTACCTCCGTGAGTTGCGTGACACTAACGTCTTCAATACCTATCACACAGTATAAACATACAGCAGTGCATGTCACGCCAACAAAAGTGGTAATTACCCGTATACGAGGAATTCTAAGTATGACGATTATCACGGTGATAGCAAGTGTCTTGGGAGTAATCCTTCTATTGCTCTTAGCTATTATAGTAAGTATAACTCTGATTTTTTAAATACTGCACCGCCTTCATCACAGGTGTATTACCTTGAATAATTCTCCGCAAGAACCGAGATAGCCAGCACCGAAAAATTAATGAAGCTCCTAAAGCTCATGATCATCACAAAGATAAATTTAAGAACGAGTCCAATAGAATCTGTAATCCAGTCTTGCAGCGGAGCCTGCATAAAACTTCTGATAAAGCCACAATGTAACCAAGTAAACGACAAGTTACGAAATTCTCATCAGCTCCACTTTACCTACCTTCATAAttgccccccctcccccactacCCAAGCTTTTTCACTCACATCTATTCTAtcattttcttaaccctttaacccccagaagtgattaacacaaaacttctccctacaatatccgtacattcttcagcaaacaggtgatgagaatattaaaacttatcaggtagaagctgctatcttgatctagcaccaagttctcataactaatttacaaggaaatgtgtagcagctacaggggagaattaacaatcagatcttgggagttaaagggttaaaagagcaAGAAAAACAGTTACATACTCAGTTCTTGTTAACTGTTAAATTTAACGAGCGTCTCGCCCTCGATGTCGAAAACAGATGCGCTTAATTGACACTGGCGAAATTATTTCATCAACGTCACCATCTCCGACCCAACATTTGCAAGCATTACTCAAAATCTTTACCGAAGTCTTTTATTTTCAGATTTGGGATCTGTGTATCGTGCACGTATTGCCATGGAGGCCGACATCACGTGTGGAGCCTCGTGGTGATGTGTCACATGTTCGTAGTGATATGGTCTGAGCATGACAGCCATGTACTTACCACTAGTCAAGGGGCATGTACGACGCGATGCAActtcagacaatttttttggtcTCTGTGTTATCGATGTCATGAAGGCACCTCTGATCTATTTTGAGACAGTCATAAGTCATGTGAATTAAGCATTAACTAAGTGAATAAAATAATAGAAGATCCATGATCGAGTAGGCAAGGGCGATAGTTTGTATGAGAGAAAACTTATACACAACAGCCGCCGGTGACAATCGAGTCAGCGGTATTCATCATTAGCTTCAAATGGGGAGTCATTTGTCGGTCGAGTataaaattgaccaatcagtgtTCACTTAAGCTAGACCCACTTCGTTCTGATGTCAAGATGACTAAATCCCATTCGCGTTGCCCAAACATCAGTCATTCTTATCGATAATATTCCTCTTCAGACTGATCTGAACGCCACTATCACTGTTACTACTGAGTTGATACTATTGTGTAAAAGAACAGTTTCTCTCGgaaaaatgcaataaatgtTGGGGAATACGAAAAAGGACTGAAATTTGTCACCAGAAACCTTCAGTAGAATCCACATTACGTtgtgttaaaaatttgtaaattatgGGAAAATGCAGTAACTGTGAATAAATGCTGTAATATAGCTGTAAATACTACTGTTTGTGAATAAATTGAAAACCACTTTCAATTGtaaatttctcagttttcttttttttttgcagccatATACGGTTTTTGACGACACACACCTTACATATGCGGGCGGTGATCTTGAGAGTATACAGCTTTGTCTGAATGAGGACTTAAAAAACGTTTTCAACTGGCTACAAGCGATAAACTCACACTGAATATGACAAAAACCGAATTCATGCTAATAGGGTCAAGGCAGAGACTGGGTACTCTCACAGCTTCACCAACAATTAGAATGAACAGCACTCAGGTGAGCCAGGTTACTTCTACAAAATCGCTTGGTGTGATTATAGACGATAGGCTCGATTGGCATAGTCACAtcgaaaaattaacaaaaaagatTGCCTCTGGTATCGGGTGCCTAAAGCGAGTCAGGCATCTGATCCCAGCATCGACCTTACATCTGCTTTACCAAGCTTTAGTAAAACCTCACTTTGATTACTGTGACATTGTCTGGGGTAGCTGTGGGATAACGCTACGAGATAAGCTGCAGAAATTACAGATTAGAGCAGCCcgtgttttgacattttccagctATGATGCCGATGCAACTAAGCAACTTGAATTTTTAAGTTGTAAAAATCTGACAAGCCAGCAGGAAATTCATAGAGTTACCATGGTTTTCAAATGTCTGCACGGGCtagctaataataataataataataaagtacCCATACACTTTCTTGTGAAGTGCAAATTGAAAGAGCTCTTAAAGAGCCGGGGCCGCCCGTGTCAAAACACATTGTATTGAAATCACAAATACACTCTTTTTATCATGAGAACGTCTAATTTTGGGGCTGAGGCTGAGGCTGAacattcatatttttcactGCGAAACGAGTCTGAAAACTTTCTTATTAATCTGTTCTTATCACCCTAAGTATTTGAGCTAATTGTCCTGTTAGACTACAGTTTTATATTTATCGTATCTTTATTTTATACTTCTTACAAAAGGAAGGAGGCAAAATAGTCGTTCTTAACTGACTCTCAGCCTGGGAATGTTCTTAGCATGTTCTAAAAATTTTGGTTAACTTCAGCCTGGACGTTCTTACAAATTTTCACACCATGACATATTTCAGCGCCCATTTTCCATTCTGTGTGTTCGGCAGTAGATCGGCATTTAAttgttcattttccaaaaattaacattcaaagGACCAGGAGTCACGATATCAATTTATTATCGCGGTCGCAATGGGGAGCAATGATGCCCGTCTTAGTAATTCCGGCGAGAtgggagcaaaaaaaaaaactgagtcgCGTGTTTGAGAGTTCGTCGCTTGGGCAACATTCTCTGAAAGCTGGGGAGCTTGTAATGTACGCTTCAACAACTGCCGTCTACAATTGGATCAAGGCAATAGTTAATACAAGTGACCTTGTTAGAGATAACCACAAAATGGCATTGTCTAATGGAGTAGTAACCGCTGTTTACCTCGCGATCCCGCCGGCTACTGTTGACCTTGGGAACGGTGGGCCGAACGGACAGGCAGACAGCCGGCTTAACTTACACTGTGGTTTATCTAAGATTTGTGAAACTTCAATGAAGATCGCAAGGATTCTGACGTTTCGCATTTGACACTGGATCGGAGTTTTCGCTGATATTTGGATGAAAAGTGCGAAACCGATCAGTATTAAATCATGCTCTACGCAGGGCGACTCTCTAACAGCAAGATTCATGACATAGACGGCACACCATACCAAGACTTTCTAGCGCACACGCTTGGAGTTATACAACCTTTTGCTACAGTCTTGTTCAGCTTACACTAGCGTTACGATCCTGTGCTCGCTATTTGCGAAAGAAATGAGAAGAAAACTGCCAGATCCTCAGCTCCGTGCTACAAGTCTGCAAAAGTTTGCGAACAGAATGccaaaaaaaacttcttttaaaaGGGCAGGCCTCGCTGGAGTTTTCActgtacccccccccccccccccccccctgtgCGATAAGCTACCCGATGGAAAGTCAACTTCAAACGAATGTTTTTATCCGCCAAACTTTAAACAATCGTCATCTGGAGGTTAGTGTGAGTAGCGCGATAAGGTGTTCGAATATTGTTTAACTCGAGCGAACTGTCATAACTGGATAGATTATGTAAATATTTGGAATATGCTAATTGAGAaagagtttgaaatttgaatttcttgttCAGCTAAACAAAAGTGCTGTGGCTGTTGAATTGTTAGCTCAATTTTTTAACATGCGGTAAGTTTATCATCAAGGTGATCTTCAAAACTGGAAAACTCCTTTAGCAACAACTAATGATGAGATTActtgaaaaagttcaaaattctGCTATGATCTACTATGGAACATTTATGACCAAAAAAACAAGCTCCCAAAAGGTAACATGAAACAATCTTCAAACTGCGTTGAATAGAATTGATACTTTCTCTTGTAACAGAAGTGATAAAACAATTAACATTAGTAGGTCAGGTTATTGCATTATTTTCCCAAGAAAATATCGACTTTACACGATCAGTAATTCTCGTTGGAAAAAACTACAAGGGGAGAGGTTGAAATGGTAATTTCTGTCTACTTAAATTGCTACACTTTTGCTAGGATAAAAACCTATTCCTAAGTGCTATGATGTTGTTGACCCAGTTTGCAAGCAACATTTACACTAGTTGTATGTCAAAACAGTGGATGGGCGCAACCCAGCTTACAAATAGGATAGAAGGAACTGGTTCCAGTCGATAATCAAACAGCAACTGTTATGATTGAGTTGGAAAAGTGTATTTGCTATGCACAGTTTTCTCATGGTGACCCCAAGCATCCAAGAAACAATTCAGATACCTTGCAAAATCACTCTGTGTATAGACTTCACAAAACACTGTTGGAAGGAGTTCATCAAGGCTGGGCTTACCCCTCCCACTTGCGATTATGTTACCCTGAAGATGATAATAATTCAACAGGTATTTGTGAGGTTAAGGAAGTGGCCAGCCTCATGGCCATGCACAATTAGGCCACCAGCTCTGGTGAGTGTTAAATAACTTGGATCAATGGTCActgtatctgagcaactgcataCAAACCCCCTCCCTTAattcaacattaaccctaatGTGTTATTAGTTGACTGTTATGGGCTTTGGGGAGGAAGTAGGTACACAGTGGCTCAGATACATCTCATTGATCCGATAACGTGCCGTCCTTgtcagtttaaaatatttacacatacacttgaatttcaaaattattggTCAGAAAGTTATTGAGACCCAAGATGCAGAAACTGCAATAAATCCAGTTGAAGTATATTCTAGCTGGTCTGTTAAGTACTAAACAAGAGGATTTTTGAAACCTTGCATAATTGTTTAAATGATTTTCTCATTGCTGTACCCTTAGCCCCACCAAGACGTTGTATCATTAATGTAATGGCTATTATCCGCATGGTATAAATCACAGAGGCATTATTATGTTACCTGGGCGTACTACATAAGATAACAGTTATCCGAATAACAGAAAACCTTTGAGACACcatgaaatacaattttttgcAAACCTTTATAAGTGTAAATGCATATCAAGTCTATTTGAGTCCTAAATCCGTTGGTCTCTTATTGTGACACTGATACTCATTTTTTTCTAATGGATAGAAAATTGGAACTTGCGAAGGCGGTCACTGTGGAATGTCATGTGCAAACCAAGACTAAAAATATCCTGCCCAAGTATCTTACAGTTGGTAATGAGACATTCCAacgagaagaaaaggaaaactgctTGATCAACGTATTCCATACGTTGAAAGTTGTTCGCCTTTACAGCAGTTTAATTCTTTGCTCATTATATCTGCCCCAAATGGTGTCCCTGGTAGTGCCAGACCAATGTTACCATGCAGAAAAGTTTGGTTGGATTTGCGGACACCGTGCACAAGACAGAATTGACTTTGGTTGTCAACCTGTGGGGAGGGACACATAGCACTGTGATGATTTTATTCCTTTTATGATGGGACACCAAACAAGCTTGCATTATGGCCAGAGAGTTTTAACGATGAAAGATTCCTTGCCAATTATGTATGTTTAATCTCATTTGCCCAGACAAAGGGCTAACTGCTTGGAACACTGCAGCCTTTGAAAACcttttacagtggccaatttacaatatcaactcagaGGATAATACTTTAAAATGGACCCTGTTATcctctcccaccaatgcagtaccacagtttctttagaacctgcttttttttttggtagtcTCCACCAGAAATGTTTGCTACAAAGTAACATCTCTCCAAGTGTTCCAAAGACCTTCAGATGACAAAACCTTTTTGCCAACGGATGATCAGAGAGCTGCAGAACTCACCATTCTCCAACCAGTCATTGATTCAGGATGCTCACCGACATTGAAAAATACTTGTGCTTGATGCGCATGCCAAAGTGCACGGCAGATACTTCCGTGGTTCACTTGCCATGCAGGGAATTCTGCAAGAGGATAAATGATGACTGTGATGCAGTGTTGAAGGCTAACAGTATTGTCCCCCTTCCTTGTGATTACTTTTTTCCTGAAGGGGGTAGTTCAACTGGGCAGTGTGACTTGAAAAGTTGGCCTGCTCCTTGGCCTTGGAAAATTCCAGATCCATCTCTCTCCTTTTTCAGGTAATGACTTACTCAATAGTTCATGTTTGTAAGTCTCAGAAGCCAAGTTGCTCATCAGTGCTAGTTTTTATACAGGTTTCTCTGGTATGAGATAATGTTGAGTTTGTCCTTttcccctggatgggatgctggATCATTGCAATTTCCCCCCTGGCTTTTTTGTCAGATATTCCTCCCTTGAGAGTTTGTTTACACCCATTTACACTCATTAGTGGAGAGGGGCTTTGCAAGGGTGAAGTGTCTTCCTCCAAGAATGGAACACACGACCCAGTAAGTGCTTGATCCAGACCTCTTGATCCAGATGCCAGCATGTTAACTGTCTGGCTAATGAGTTCTCAATGTGCATGCCCCTTCATTGTTGTTATCTTATCATTAtggttatcattatcatcattgttattgttgtctCTGTCGTTAtcatatcataattattattattattgtcattcaatttgttgttattattattttaatattatcattttaCTCTTAATAATCATACCAGAATCCAAAACTGTATAGCCCATTCTTCCCATactacaatttttctttctagtAAACGTACTTCATgttacaagaaacaaaaaaagagtgTTGGTCTTAGTTAGTCTTTTTTATAT
It encodes the following:
- the LOC131789360 gene encoding venom prothrombin activator oscutarin-C non-catalytic subunit-like; its protein translation is MSKHLEFILLHIIILYENSAGSNNCPTRFSEPGRILTGHVIYTLQRKTFESCTFSCELEWQCHSVNYFLLHKTCELNNATRDAFPEDIVEQSGVVHVSVVIHFHDPCTSMRCENGGKCISNPTLKCQCLDGFSGLRCESLKSLGMESGIIPDINIVATSSKSGYEAGKGRLNRPSCWMPVSNRNTETITVKFKHGVEIIAIATQGAPNDRCWVKSYFIKYGFQNVRGSLPKEYQANFDKETVVTNQLSAPLLVDWIKIRPASWSSCIALRVELYGY
- the LOC131783949 gene encoding uncharacterized protein, translating into MSTTINKAMKGKELFNLLHPRFPSIVIQAIVVVLSSSVQVNRATTITVSPSSMVSSSSVLQRDFTTMPSWSVVRTSTSSFQSTSVVYSSPRTFPSSPASSMTNSVVKSKFTKTVTTSVSCVTLTSSIPITQYKHTAVHVTPTKVVITRIRGILSMTIITVIASVLGVILLLLLAIIIWDLCIVHVLPWRPTSRVEPRGDVSHVRSDMV